A section of the Aminiphilus circumscriptus DSM 16581 genome encodes:
- a CDS encoding DEAD/DEAH box helicase — protein sequence MISFYPWQLDAWSRIEGQSAVLAAPTGSGKTLVAYLWAGLLDSAGQPRRPEERVIFTAPIKALSNERYLDLRGLGFEVGLETGDFKKNAGARVLCCTQEIYTLKYAGKPGIRLVVDEFHYIFTDSRRARTYVDGIRATSPEVPILVMSATFGNPEHVRSYLARVTGRPFVLVENEERATELVFREKPIVRPGEVRDALVFVFSREGVKELAEQIAGVRRSLPREMLDRLEEMARIFGVAELPPPLYKGVGLYHGSLLPKEKLLVETAFRERILDVVVGTNALALGVNLPAETVLFAQLAWYHDDRPLSRNEFLQMAGRAGRKGHFDTGYVTWIADSPWENRNFLIDDLYRDLLFRTPEPARIDLAPAFGRLLREETTPSSEAETVAFGSLPERDYRDVYTEIRAALRSVDRWVKRLVPHHLRRRFRAVLGDIWFEEMEVGENLQMAWLFCEEERPSSLAAATIVERYERNRLQALLKIKRFANALPEGYSFARMGELEAEVERIDETVFTFEECLQEISESRSETPLSRPELLREKTRSASGKRKGRSAPGRPDGAGSDATQEAASSSGGETASSPEEAHRDAKKGKTSSKGKKKKGKSGEIPKGAFYSPSRSPKRRLRPRRRSGGR from the coding sequence ATGATCTCCTTCTATCCCTGGCAGCTCGACGCCTGGTCCCGGATCGAGGGACAGAGCGCTGTGCTGGCGGCGCCCACGGGATCGGGCAAGACGCTGGTGGCCTATCTCTGGGCGGGGCTTCTGGACAGTGCAGGACAGCCCCGTCGCCCGGAAGAGCGGGTGATCTTCACCGCCCCCATCAAGGCGCTTTCCAACGAACGCTATCTCGACCTCCGGGGCCTTGGTTTCGAGGTGGGGCTGGAGACGGGGGATTTCAAGAAGAACGCCGGTGCTCGGGTGCTCTGCTGCACCCAGGAGATCTACACCCTCAAGTACGCGGGCAAGCCCGGCATCCGCCTGGTGGTGGACGAGTTCCACTACATCTTCACCGACAGCCGCCGGGCGCGCACCTATGTGGACGGCATTCGGGCCACCTCGCCGGAGGTCCCCATCCTCGTCATGTCCGCCACCTTCGGCAATCCCGAACATGTTCGGAGCTATCTGGCCCGCGTCACCGGGCGTCCCTTCGTCCTCGTGGAGAACGAAGAGCGGGCCACGGAACTGGTTTTCCGGGAGAAGCCCATCGTCCGTCCCGGAGAAGTGCGGGATGCGCTGGTCTTCGTCTTCTCCCGGGAGGGAGTGAAGGAGCTGGCGGAGCAGATTGCCGGAGTACGGCGCTCTTTGCCCCGGGAGATGCTGGACCGGCTCGAGGAGATGGCCCGCATCTTCGGCGTGGCGGAACTGCCGCCGCCGCTCTACAAGGGAGTCGGCCTCTACCACGGCAGTCTGCTTCCCAAGGAGAAACTCCTCGTGGAGACCGCCTTCCGGGAGCGCATTCTCGACGTGGTGGTGGGAACGAACGCCCTTGCGCTGGGAGTGAACCTTCCGGCGGAGACGGTGCTCTTCGCCCAGCTCGCCTGGTACCACGACGACCGTCCCCTGTCCCGGAACGAGTTCCTGCAGATGGCGGGGCGGGCGGGCCGGAAGGGACACTTCGACACGGGCTATGTCACCTGGATTGCGGACAGCCCCTGGGAGAACCGGAACTTTCTCATCGACGACCTCTACCGGGATCTGCTCTTCCGCACTCCCGAGCCGGCCCGGATCGACCTTGCGCCCGCCTTCGGACGCCTGCTCCGGGAGGAGACCACTCCTTCCAGCGAGGCGGAGACGGTGGCCTTCGGTTCCCTCCCCGAGCGGGACTACCGGGACGTCTACACCGAGATCCGCGCGGCCCTCCGCTCCGTGGACCGCTGGGTGAAGCGCCTCGTGCCGCACCACCTCCGGCGCCGCTTCCGGGCTGTTCTGGGGGACATCTGGTTCGAGGAGATGGAGGTGGGCGAGAACCTCCAGATGGCCTGGCTCTTCTGCGAGGAGGAGCGTCCCTCCTCCCTCGCCGCCGCGACGATCGTGGAGCGGTACGAGCGGAACCGCCTCCAGGCGCTGCTGAAGATCAAACGCTTCGCCAACGCTCTCCCCGAGGGATACTCCTTCGCCCGTATGGGAGAGCTGGAGGCGGAGGTGGAGCGTATCGACGAGACGGTGTTCACCTTCGAGGAATGTCTCCAGGAGATCTCCGAGAGCCGCTCCGAAACACCCCTGTCCCGCCCGGAACTTCTCCGGGAGAAAACCCGGAGCGCGTCGGGAAAACGGAAAGGGCGGAGCGCTCCCGGCCGCCCCGATGGCGCGGGATCCGACGCGACGCAGGAGGCGGCGTCCTCGTCCGGCGGCGAGACCGCTTCCTCTCCGGAGGAAGCGCACAGGGACGCGAAGAAGGGGAAAACCTCTTCCAAGGGCAAGAAAAAGAAAGGAAAGAGCGGCGAGATACCCAAGGGGGCATTCTATTCCCCCAGTCGCTCCCCGAAGAGGCGTCTCCGTCCCCGAAGACGGAGCGGCGGGCGCTAG
- a CDS encoding amidohydrolase, which produces MVRRRLFLGGTVETGRGVSVHSAAVLVENGKVREILPAEEAAARFPDVPAEGGSDIWITPGLIDAHTHLGVYCEGFPEDMEDANDMTDPVLPHLRILDAIYPGDTGFDDALAGGVTCVQVLPGSGNVLGGQGAVIKTRRDVTDRMVVRAPSSMKAALGENPIRIYKSKGKLPNTRMGNAALLRNSFVEALNYRLKLEKAAAKGESDERNLAREALLPVLDGELPLCVHAHRADDIVTALRIAKEFDLRITLEHCTEGHLIAPFLAEQRARAAVGPTLTGKPKIELRFKTWDTPFALHRAGVHFCIITDHPVVPIEHLSVCAALAVRAGLPREEALRAVTLSAAEHLDLAERLGSLDPGKDADLALWDGDPLDARSRVVTTVIDGEPVWRRG; this is translated from the coding sequence GTGGTGCGGAGACGGTTGTTTCTGGGCGGTACGGTGGAGACGGGGCGGGGCGTGTCCGTGCACAGCGCGGCGGTGCTCGTGGAGAATGGAAAGGTGCGGGAGATTCTGCCCGCCGAAGAGGCGGCGGCGCGTTTTCCGGACGTTCCGGCGGAGGGCGGCTCGGACATCTGGATCACGCCGGGGCTGATCGACGCGCACACGCACCTTGGGGTCTACTGCGAGGGTTTTCCCGAGGACATGGAGGACGCCAACGACATGACGGACCCCGTGCTGCCGCACCTGCGCATTCTGGACGCCATCTACCCCGGTGACACGGGGTTCGACGACGCCCTCGCGGGGGGAGTCACCTGCGTGCAGGTCCTTCCCGGCAGCGGCAACGTGCTCGGCGGGCAGGGGGCGGTGATCAAGACGCGGCGGGATGTGACGGATCGCATGGTGGTCCGGGCTCCCTCGTCCATGAAGGCCGCCCTGGGGGAGAACCCCATCCGGATTTACAAGAGCAAGGGAAAGCTCCCCAACACGCGCATGGGCAACGCGGCGCTTCTGCGGAATAGCTTCGTCGAGGCGCTGAACTATCGGCTCAAACTGGAGAAGGCCGCTGCCAAGGGCGAGTCGGACGAGCGGAATCTCGCCCGAGAGGCGCTTCTCCCCGTGCTCGACGGGGAGCTGCCCCTCTGCGTGCACGCCCATCGGGCGGACGACATCGTCACGGCCCTGCGCATCGCCAAGGAGTTCGATCTCCGGATCACCCTGGAGCATTGCACGGAGGGACACCTCATCGCGCCTTTCCTGGCGGAGCAGCGGGCCAGGGCGGCGGTGGGCCCCACCCTCACGGGGAAACCCAAGATCGAGCTGCGGTTCAAGACCTGGGACACGCCGTTCGCGCTCCATCGTGCGGGGGTACACTTCTGCATCATCACGGACCATCCCGTGGTGCCCATCGAGCACCTCTCGGTCTGCGCCGCCCTCGCCGTCCGGGCGGGGCTTCCCCGGGAGGAGGCGCTCCGGGCGGTGACACTCTCCGCGGCGGAACACCTCGATCTCGCGGAGCGTCTCGGCTCGCTCGATCCGGGAAAGGACGCGGACCTGGCCCTCTGGGACGGAGATCCGCTGGATGCGCGGAGCAGGGTCGTGACCACCGTCATCGACGGCGAGCCGGTCTGGCGGCGGGGATAG
- a CDS encoding Zn-dependent hydrolase, with product MKRTARGQDLVVNGPRLLQSLERLGRIGWNGEEAGITRLAFSDEDRQARRFFLDELAASGYACRIDAAGNIFGVRPGGAGEDAPVTMGSHLDTVRQAGAYDGAYGVLAGLEVLRTLDDLGIATRHPLAVANFVNEEGARFQPDMMGSMILSGALSLEEARTKRDDAGISVGEELDRGNYAGADRVFPGKYLELHVEQGPILEAEALQIGVVEGVQGIAWWQGFFLGQAAHAGCTPLALRKDALLGAADLALAVRALAEELGDGSVATMGRCAPEPDVINVVPGGARFTLDFRSYDPERFERGKILVEELVRSVAFRNGLEYRLEQVANALPVRFDPTLVALVEQSARERRYTYRRMRSGAGHDAQLLAPVCPAAMLFIPSVGGVSHTPKEYSTPEDLVRGANVLLSCALALAEPL from the coding sequence ATGAAGAGGACCGCGAGAGGACAGGACCTTGTCGTGAACGGCCCCCGGCTCCTGCAAAGCCTGGAGCGGCTGGGGCGCATCGGATGGAACGGCGAAGAGGCGGGCATTACGCGCCTGGCCTTCTCCGACGAGGACAGACAGGCCAGACGGTTCTTTCTGGACGAACTCGCCGCGTCGGGATACGCCTGCCGCATCGACGCCGCGGGGAACATCTTCGGCGTCCGCCCGGGCGGGGCGGGCGAGGACGCTCCGGTCACGATGGGCTCTCACCTGGACACGGTGCGTCAGGCGGGCGCCTACGACGGCGCCTACGGCGTGCTGGCCGGACTGGAGGTGCTCCGCACCCTCGACGATCTGGGCATCGCCACGAGACATCCCCTGGCGGTGGCGAACTTCGTCAACGAAGAGGGCGCCCGTTTTCAGCCGGACATGATGGGAAGCATGATTCTTTCGGGGGCACTCTCTCTGGAAGAGGCCCGGACAAAGCGAGACGACGCGGGCATCTCCGTGGGAGAGGAGCTGGACCGCGGCAACTACGCCGGGGCGGATCGGGTTTTTCCTGGAAAGTACCTGGAACTCCACGTGGAACAGGGCCCCATCCTCGAAGCGGAGGCTCTCCAAATCGGCGTGGTGGAGGGCGTGCAGGGCATCGCCTGGTGGCAGGGGTTCTTTCTGGGACAGGCCGCCCATGCGGGGTGCACGCCCCTTGCGCTCCGCAAGGACGCCCTGCTCGGGGCGGCGGATCTCGCCCTGGCGGTCCGGGCTCTCGCGGAAGAACTCGGGGACGGCTCGGTGGCCACCATGGGGCGCTGCGCTCCCGAGCCGGACGTGATCAACGTCGTGCCCGGGGGCGCCCGCTTCACGCTTGATTTCCGCAGCTACGACCCCGAGCGGTTCGAACGAGGCAAGATCCTCGTGGAGGAACTGGTGCGGAGCGTGGCCTTCCGGAACGGACTCGAATACCGCCTCGAACAGGTGGCGAACGCCCTTCCCGTGCGCTTCGATCCGACCCTCGTCGCCCTGGTGGAGCAGAGCGCCCGGGAACGGAGGTACACCTACCGCCGCATGCGGAGCGGCGCCGGACACGACGCCCAGCTTCTGGCTCCGGTCTGCCCCGCGGCGATGCTCTTCATTCCCTCCGTCGGCGGCGTGAGCCACACCCCGAAGGAGTACTCCACCCCGGAGGATCTCGTCCGGGGAGCGAACGTGCTCCTCTCCTGCGCCCTCGCCCTGGCGGAGCCGCTCTAG
- the glyA gene encoding serine hydroxymethyltransferase — MQLLHYMDPELAAAIEGEKARQNLTIELIASENFVPEVILEAQGSVLTNKYAEGYPGKRYHGGCRFVDVVESLAIERAKALFGAEHANVQPHSGVNANLAVFLAVLNPGDTILGMDLRHGGHLSHGSKANISGKFFVTEGYGVNRETGCLDYDEVADIARRVRPRLLIAGASAYPRTLDFPRLAAVAREVGAYFLVDMAHIAGLVAAGVHPSPVPHADFVTFTTTKTLRGARGGVILCRKEFAAAVDKAIFPGIQGGPIPQIMAGKALTFKLAATEAFREYARRVTACAAALAQRLQERGFALVSGGTDNHLFLVDLRNTSLTGREAEMRLEKVGITVNMNLIPFDPRKPTETSGIRVGTAGVASRGFSVADVEIVGDIMARMLAPEEPGEDEQARLREQVLELCLAHPLYMSRSELAASPFLGTDILGIGGKSA; from the coding sequence ATGCAGTTGCTGCACTACATGGATCCCGAGCTGGCCGCGGCCATCGAGGGAGAGAAGGCCAGACAGAATCTCACCATTGAGCTCATCGCCTCGGAGAATTTCGTCCCCGAGGTGATCCTCGAAGCCCAGGGGTCGGTCCTGACGAACAAATACGCCGAAGGCTATCCGGGAAAACGCTACCACGGAGGCTGCCGTTTCGTGGACGTGGTGGAGAGCCTCGCCATCGAGCGGGCCAAGGCCCTCTTCGGCGCGGAGCACGCCAACGTGCAGCCCCATTCGGGGGTGAACGCGAACCTCGCGGTGTTTCTGGCCGTCCTCAATCCCGGGGATACCATCCTCGGCATGGATCTCCGTCATGGAGGACACCTGTCCCACGGAAGCAAGGCGAACATCTCCGGCAAGTTCTTCGTCACCGAGGGATACGGCGTGAACCGGGAGACGGGGTGTCTCGACTACGATGAGGTGGCGGACATCGCCCGCAGAGTGCGCCCCCGTCTGCTCATCGCCGGCGCCAGCGCCTATCCGCGGACGCTCGATTTTCCGCGCCTCGCCGCGGTTGCCCGGGAGGTGGGAGCCTACTTCCTGGTGGACATGGCTCACATCGCCGGACTCGTCGCGGCGGGGGTCCATCCGAGTCCCGTGCCGCACGCGGATTTCGTGACCTTCACCACAACCAAGACGCTCCGGGGCGCTCGGGGCGGTGTGATCCTCTGCCGGAAGGAGTTCGCCGCCGCGGTGGACAAGGCCATCTTTCCGGGCATTCAGGGCGGCCCCATTCCCCAGATCATGGCGGGCAAGGCCCTCACGTTCAAACTCGCCGCCACCGAGGCCTTCCGCGAGTACGCCCGCAGGGTGACGGCCTGTGCGGCGGCGTTGGCGCAACGCCTTCAGGAACGGGGCTTCGCCCTCGTGTCGGGCGGCACGGACAATCATCTTTTCCTCGTGGATCTCCGGAACACCTCTCTCACGGGCCGGGAGGCGGAGATGCGGCTGGAAAAGGTGGGCATTACGGTGAACATGAACCTGATTCCCTTCGATCCCCGAAAGCCCACGGAGACGAGCGGCATCCGCGTCGGCACGGCCGGTGTGGCGAGCCGCGGATTTTCCGTGGCGGATGTGGAGATCGTGGGGGACATCATGGCCCGCATGCTCGCTCCGGAGGAGCCGGGGGAGGACGAACAGGCGCGCCTGCGGGAACAGGTGCTGGAACTCTGTCTGGCCCATCCGCTCTACATGTCCCGGTCCGAGTTGGCGGCGTCGCCCTTTCTCGGTACGGACATTTTGGGAATCGGTGGGAAATCCGCCTAG
- a CDS encoding DMT family transporter codes for MEAERKRRSGDVRTILLADMAMLVIAVFWGSGFGVSSWLLKTISPMWLLAVRFTLSALFLACVLWRRMAALDRKQMVLAGGLGVFLGFVFFAHIFGLQLTTAGKQSFIAGSNVAMVPFLYALFYRRWPGAVATVAALLTTTGLLIMAFTPSMAWGMGDGLSLLLALGIALHVLIVGNLSRRMDPVGLTGVQMAATAVFLVLAAALFEPMPHFGGLSPKIWGGVVYVALCVTAIPFLVQNMAQRYSPETHAAILLSLESPFGYVIAILLGQEVLNAQVVLGGVVILSGVLLAESEPFLRRFFSRAEVTGG; via the coding sequence ATGGAAGCGGAACGCAAGCGGCGGAGCGGGGATGTGCGGACGATCCTCCTGGCGGACATGGCCATGCTCGTCATCGCCGTGTTCTGGGGATCCGGCTTCGGAGTGAGTTCCTGGCTCCTCAAGACCATCTCCCCCATGTGGCTTCTGGCGGTGCGCTTCACTCTGAGCGCCCTGTTTCTCGCCTGCGTGCTGTGGCGGCGCATGGCCGCCCTGGACCGAAAGCAGATGGTTCTTGCCGGAGGGCTCGGCGTCTTTCTGGGATTTGTCTTCTTCGCCCACATTTTCGGACTGCAGCTTACCACTGCGGGAAAGCAGTCCTTCATCGCCGGATCGAACGTGGCCATGGTTCCCTTTCTCTACGCGCTCTTCTACCGGCGATGGCCCGGGGCGGTGGCCACGGTGGCGGCGCTGCTCACCACGACGGGACTGCTCATCATGGCCTTTACTCCCTCCATGGCCTGGGGGATGGGGGATGGTCTCTCCCTGCTCCTTGCCCTGGGCATCGCCCTCCACGTGCTCATCGTCGGAAACCTGAGTCGCCGCATGGATCCCGTTGGGCTCACGGGGGTGCAAATGGCGGCGACGGCGGTCTTTCTGGTGCTCGCGGCGGCGCTCTTCGAGCCGATGCCGCACTTCGGTGGGCTGTCTCCGAAGATTTGGGGCGGCGTGGTCTACGTAGCGCTCTGCGTCACCGCCATCCCTTTTCTGGTGCAGAACATGGCGCAGCGGTACAGTCCGGAGACCCACGCGGCGATCCTGCTCTCCCTGGAGAGTCCCTTCGGCTACGTCATCGCCATTCTGCTGGGGCAGGAGGTGCTCAACGCCCAGGTCGTCCTCGGTGGTGTGGTGATTCTCTCGGGGGTGCTGCTCGCCGAATCGGAGCCGTTTCTCCGGCGTTTCTTCTCCCGGGCGGAGGTGACGGGGGGCTGA
- a CDS encoding fumarylacetoacetate hydrolase family protein, translated as MEEERIIVTNGPGGERTGNTYALDKVVLKAPANPTKIVCVGRNYVDHIKEMENDAENLPKEPGLFLKAPNALADPGESIPYPPFTKEFHYEGELAAVVGCVLKNVSEDEVLRCVLGYTIGIDLTARECQRNDLQWIRAKSADKFCPLGPWIETDLDPRDVGIRTVVSGRVAQDSRTSLMIFPVARILSYISSFMTLYPGDVVLTGTPSGVGPLQRGDEIAVTVEGVGTLVTRIS; from the coding sequence TTGGAGGAAGAGCGCATCATCGTCACCAACGGTCCCGGCGGCGAGCGCACGGGGAACACTTACGCCCTGGACAAGGTGGTTCTGAAGGCTCCGGCGAATCCCACGAAGATCGTCTGCGTGGGGCGGAACTACGTGGATCACATCAAGGAGATGGAGAACGACGCGGAGAACCTTCCCAAGGAGCCGGGGCTCTTCCTCAAGGCGCCCAACGCGCTTGCGGATCCCGGCGAGAGCATCCCCTATCCGCCCTTCACCAAGGAGTTCCATTACGAGGGAGAGCTGGCGGCGGTGGTGGGGTGCGTGCTCAAGAACGTGTCCGAGGACGAAGTGCTCCGGTGTGTGCTGGGCTACACCATCGGCATCGATCTCACCGCCCGGGAGTGCCAGCGGAACGATCTGCAGTGGATCCGGGCCAAGTCGGCGGACAAGTTCTGCCCCCTCGGCCCCTGGATCGAGACGGATCTCGATCCCCGGGACGTGGGCATCCGCACGGTGGTGAGCGGCCGGGTCGCCCAGGATTCCCGCACGTCCCTGATGATCTTTCCCGTGGCGCGCATTCTGAGCTACATCTCCTCTTTCATGACTCTCTATCCCGGCGACGTGGTCCTCACGGGGACGCCCAGCGGAGTGGGTCCCCTTCAGCGGGGCGACGAGATCGCCGTCACCGTCGAGGGTGTGGGAACCCTGGTGACGCGCATTTCCTAA
- a CDS encoding mechanosensitive ion channel domain-containing protein, with the protein MSYPLPIRNRNSSHGHFHRRLLFPVFLLSLLLALFSGGVLRATAEDLYAPQGASPTALPAQATTPSPPVSGDLLQQRIEDLERRVVAAENAVSSATADALGVSLDELRQRVAILRENAAYLRRTKTALEDRAVLQKELASLREKLAAGTLDVPRQPPFPLSFYDGYLDQLDALAQRRDSVTMSINMSRTSLDALNSRLNDIARQRRALADQRERGTSDPATQKRFEWNAERLQLLEELTQANRELIIQTLENQKLEQEIVSLTREILTRTANWIRENVHFDQEDLDKQIQALQTRMENLRTRITSLMEQRNRVERAAMRAQTQATEAVIDQDKAVTAAMMKALEAFREYYQRTLEYTETQLSILSDFEAIWRIRYQYLAERETDNKESKPENVQKNIEMLRDEISTLENAIRFFQGYQVTLQSRVTTLQREEDSESLPFYSLVAPQLRSELRALRDLIEANGSHLALLLQAAQRYQRLYDELEKIRRGMNLTERVNILWQDRVMSIWNMELWVIDNSAVTVRKVILAFAIFFLGLWGAKAGTRWLNKKLRRRFEIERDAAAAIQRIIYYVLVIIVFLFTLKMVNIPLTAFTIIFSAFSVGLGLGLKDLFANMVTGFFLLLHKPFRTQDVIEVNGITATVQEIGARYTILRTFDNKEVMMPNNVFFTNQVTNWTLSDKITRNKLTVGVGYDSPAEKVEELLLDVVKNHLKIQKKPAPFVVFQDFGDSALLFDLYFWVDMNIGVGMRVASDLRFRILERCRAEGISIAFPQRDLHLHTPRPLELRFENPEQAPRPGRDGETPPSADKAPPPSQEV; encoded by the coding sequence ATGAGTTACCCCCTCCCCATACGGAACCGGAATAGTTCGCATGGTCACTTCCATCGGAGACTTCTTTTTCCAGTTTTCCTCCTCTCCCTTCTTCTGGCTCTCTTTTCCGGCGGCGTACTCCGCGCCACGGCGGAAGACTTGTACGCGCCGCAGGGGGCATCTCCCACCGCGCTTCCGGCGCAGGCAACCACCCCCTCGCCGCCGGTCTCCGGAGACCTCTTGCAGCAGCGCATCGAGGATCTGGAACGGCGCGTCGTCGCCGCGGAGAACGCCGTTTCCTCGGCGACCGCGGATGCTCTGGGCGTCTCCCTGGACGAACTCCGCCAGCGCGTGGCCATCCTCAGGGAAAACGCCGCCTATCTCCGCCGGACGAAAACCGCCCTGGAGGACCGGGCGGTCCTCCAGAAGGAACTGGCCTCCCTCAGGGAAAAACTCGCCGCAGGAACGCTTGACGTTCCTCGACAGCCACCCTTCCCCCTTTCCTTCTACGACGGCTACCTGGACCAGCTGGACGCGCTCGCCCAACGGCGGGATTCCGTCACCATGTCCATCAACATGTCCAGAACATCGCTGGATGCGCTGAACTCCCGCCTCAACGACATCGCCCGACAACGTCGAGCGCTGGCGGACCAGAGAGAGCGAGGAACATCGGACCCGGCGACACAGAAACGTTTCGAGTGGAACGCCGAACGCCTTCAGCTTCTGGAGGAGTTGACACAAGCCAATCGGGAACTGATCATACAGACCCTCGAAAACCAGAAACTGGAACAGGAAATCGTTTCTCTCACGCGGGAGATCCTCACCCGAACGGCGAACTGGATCCGCGAGAACGTGCATTTCGACCAGGAGGATCTGGACAAGCAGATTCAGGCTCTGCAAACCCGCATGGAAAACCTCCGCACGCGCATCACCTCGCTGATGGAACAGCGGAATCGGGTCGAACGGGCAGCGATGCGCGCCCAGACCCAAGCCACGGAGGCCGTGATCGACCAGGACAAAGCCGTCACCGCGGCGATGATGAAGGCCCTCGAAGCCTTTCGGGAGTACTACCAGCGCACGCTGGAATACACGGAGACCCAACTGAGCATTCTCTCGGACTTCGAGGCGATCTGGCGCATCCGCTACCAATACCTCGCCGAACGGGAGACGGACAACAAAGAGTCGAAGCCGGAGAACGTGCAGAAGAACATCGAAATGCTCCGCGACGAAATCTCCACTCTCGAGAATGCCATCCGATTCTTCCAGGGGTACCAGGTAACGCTCCAGAGCCGCGTCACGACGCTCCAGCGCGAGGAGGACAGCGAATCGCTTCCCTTCTATTCTCTCGTGGCCCCTCAACTCCGGAGCGAATTGCGGGCTCTTCGGGACCTGATCGAGGCCAACGGAAGCCACCTCGCCCTTCTGCTTCAGGCCGCCCAACGCTACCAACGTCTTTACGACGAGCTGGAAAAGATCCGCCGGGGGATGAACCTCACCGAACGGGTGAACATTCTCTGGCAGGACCGGGTGATGAGCATCTGGAATATGGAACTCTGGGTCATCGACAACAGCGCCGTGACGGTGCGGAAAGTGATCCTCGCCTTTGCCATCTTCTTTCTCGGCCTCTGGGGAGCCAAGGCGGGAACGCGCTGGTTGAACAAAAAGCTCCGCCGCCGCTTCGAAATCGAGCGGGACGCCGCCGCGGCGATCCAGCGCATTATCTATTACGTGCTGGTGATCATCGTTTTTCTCTTCACCCTCAAGATGGTGAACATCCCCCTCACGGCCTTCACGATCATCTTCAGCGCCTTTTCAGTAGGTCTCGGTCTCGGCCTGAAGGACCTCTTCGCCAACATGGTGACGGGGTTTTTCCTGCTGCTGCACAAACCCTTCCGCACCCAGGACGTCATCGAGGTGAACGGCATCACCGCCACGGTGCAGGAAATCGGCGCTCGCTACACGATTCTCCGTACCTTTGACAACAAGGAAGTCATGATGCCCAACAACGTGTTCTTCACGAACCAGGTCACCAACTGGACCCTCTCGGACAAGATCACCCGGAACAAGCTCACCGTCGGCGTGGGGTACGATTCGCCCGCGGAGAAAGTGGAGGAGCTGCTCCTCGACGTCGTGAAGAACCATCTGAAGATCCAGAAAAAACCCGCGCCCTTCGTCGTTTTTCAGGATTTCGGCGACAGCGCGCTTCTTTTCGACCTCTACTTCTGGGTGGACATGAACATCGGCGTGGGGATGCGCGTCGCCAGCGACCTGCGCTTCCGCATTCTGGAGCGCTGCAGGGCGGAGGGCATCTCCATCGCCTTCCCTCAGCGGGACCTGCACCTGCACACACCCCGCCCCCTGGAACTCCGCTTCGAGAATCCGGAGCAAGCCCCCCGGCCTGGCCGGGACGGCGAAACACCGCCTTCCGCGGACAAAGCCCCTCCGCCGTCACAGGAGGTCTGA